In Paenibacillus algicola, a genomic segment contains:
- a CDS encoding SPOR domain-containing protein → MSKSRMTIRLDQEPPRGTIEERSVRLSGVPKTEDHNIEVDLGSYYRPRAPKASLWKLIGSITAAVLTGLLFGFAVLNSFGGEPRASEHTTPVDSAPVPEAAQSQQHDAAGVQPGSETVLVPEKTYYLLQYGMFSSEEGAKQAEKELLQSGLAAYGDMDGAYRVYAGISPDREGAKLLSSQLKHSGIELYVKEVVSAGPQTTVLAVSGLPWSLFIETGGGLASELSAFSALMLGRETGTAADAETMNRITGLHLQWTEALELLQGMSPEAESQLKGMAQQMNSAVTALAEYNKNQAKGHLWEIQSGMMNYIMGQKKLISLL, encoded by the coding sequence ATGAGCAAATCCCGAATGACGATTCGTCTGGATCAAGAGCCGCCGCGGGGGACGATAGAAGAGCGAAGTGTGCGGCTATCCGGAGTTCCGAAGACAGAGGATCACAATATTGAAGTGGATCTTGGCAGCTATTATCGCCCGCGCGCGCCGAAAGCTTCACTCTGGAAGCTGATCGGCTCCATCACAGCCGCTGTGCTGACCGGTCTGCTGTTCGGCTTTGCGGTCTTGAATTCATTTGGCGGGGAGCCTCGTGCATCTGAACATACTACGCCTGTCGATTCCGCACCTGTACCGGAAGCGGCCCAGTCACAGCAGCATGATGCAGCGGGAGTGCAGCCTGGAAGCGAGACGGTCCTTGTTCCTGAAAAAACCTACTATTTGCTTCAATACGGCATGTTCAGCTCGGAGGAAGGGGCCAAGCAAGCAGAGAAGGAGCTGCTGCAGTCAGGGCTGGCCGCCTACGGGGACATGGATGGGGCTTACCGTGTCTATGCCGGAATATCTCCTGACCGGGAGGGAGCGAAGCTGCTCAGCAGTCAGCTGAAGCATAGCGGAATCGAGCTCTATGTAAAAGAGGTGGTGTCTGCGGGACCACAGACGACGGTTCTGGCTGTCTCTGGATTGCCATGGAGCCTGTTCATAGAAACGGGCGGAGGACTGGCTTCAGAGCTCAGCGCGTTTTCTGCCCTTATGCTGGGGCGGGAGACCGGGACTGCTGCCGATGCAGAAACGATGAACCGTATAACCGGGCTGCATTTACAATGGACGGAGGCGCTGGAGCTGCTTCAGGGTATGAGTCCCGAGGCGGAGTCTCAGCTAAAGGGGATGGCGCAGCAGATGAACAGCGCGGTTACGGCACTCGCAGAATATAACAAAAACCAGGCCAAGGGGCATTTGTGGGAAATCCAATCAGGCATGATGAACTATATCATGGGTCAAAAAAAGCTCATTTCACTGCTATAG
- a CDS encoding bifunctional folylpolyglutamate synthase/dihydrofolate synthase codes for MMNKVPAAPFETYTEAVNWINGLIPFGIRPGLERIELLLERLGHPERRLKFVHVAGTNGKGSTCAFLTRVLLQGGYSVGTFTSPYITKFTNRFQIDGEDIEEEVLLKLANQLYPLVQEIADSELGSPTMFEVSTALAILFYSRERVPDVVVWETGLGGRMDVTNVVHPVVSVITNIGMDHTDILGETIQEIAAEKAGIIKPGVPVVTAVSQPEALEVIRQTAASKRATLYAAGEQFSYERLSGDENSQKLRFSGPFRELELEIGMQGEHQCQNAACAMMAIDILRHYMAFVIEPDDLQKGFTSTRWAGRLEQVSQMPRLILDGAHNPEGAESLAKSLPGTYRYRKLNLMMGMLSNKHHEDYLKHILPIVDTLIITEPDFRRKMDANALADVAERIRESYAKPSLQIIIEPDWRKALEALKSRTEAEDLGVVSGTLYLIADVRSDLLGLSDAEKGW; via the coding sequence ATGATGAATAAGGTCCCGGCAGCCCCCTTTGAGACGTATACAGAAGCGGTGAACTGGATTAACGGCTTGATCCCATTCGGGATCAGGCCCGGTCTAGAGCGGATTGAGCTGCTGCTTGAGCGCCTGGGTCATCCTGAACGCCGGCTGAAGTTCGTTCATGTGGCGGGCACGAACGGTAAAGGCTCCACCTGTGCGTTCTTGACACGCGTGCTGCTGCAGGGCGGATATTCCGTCGGGACCTTTACCTCGCCCTATATTACGAAGTTCACGAATCGCTTTCAGATTGACGGTGAGGATATTGAGGAAGAGGTATTGCTGAAGCTTGCAAACCAGCTGTATCCGCTTGTACAGGAGATTGCAGACAGTGAGCTTGGCTCTCCGACCATGTTTGAGGTGTCCACAGCGCTGGCGATCCTGTTCTATTCCCGGGAACGGGTACCGGATGTGGTCGTGTGGGAGACAGGGCTTGGCGGCAGAATGGATGTGACGAACGTCGTTCACCCTGTCGTATCGGTGATTACGAACATAGGAATGGATCATACCGATATTCTTGGGGAGACCATTCAGGAGATTGCTGCGGAAAAAGCCGGTATTATCAAGCCGGGGGTACCTGTGGTCACGGCGGTTTCCCAGCCGGAGGCTCTGGAGGTTATCCGCCAGACGGCAGCCTCCAAGCGCGCAACACTGTATGCAGCAGGAGAGCAGTTCAGCTACGAGCGGTTGTCCGGGGACGAAAACAGCCAGAAGCTTCGCTTCTCGGGGCCTTTCCGGGAACTGGAACTGGAGATTGGCATGCAGGGCGAGCATCAATGCCAGAATGCGGCCTGTGCCATGATGGCGATAGACATTCTCCGCCATTACATGGCGTTTGTTATTGAGCCTGATGACTTGCAGAAGGGCTTTACAAGCACTCGCTGGGCTGGACGCCTTGAACAGGTGAGTCAAATGCCACGACTGATTCTCGACGGAGCTCATAATCCGGAAGGAGCCGAATCGCTCGCGAAGAGCCTTCCTGGAACCTACCGCTACCGAAAGCTGAACCTGATGATGGGAATGCTCTCAAATAAGCATCATGAAGACTATTTGAAGCATATACTTCCTATAGTGGATACATTGATCATCACTGAACCGGATTTCCGGAGAAAAATGGACGCCAACGCCTTGGCAGACGTTGCTGAACGGATCAGGGAGTCATACGCTAAACCATCCCTTCAAATCATCATAGAACCAGACTGGAGAAAAGCGCTTGAAGCATTGAAGTCACGGACGGAAGCGGAGGATCTCGGGGTCGTGTCAGGCACGTTGTACCTGATTGCCGACGTGCGTTCAGACCTCCTTGGCCTTTCCGATGCTGAAAAAGGTTGGTGA
- a CDS encoding valine--tRNA ligase, giving the protein MESKETTGSAQMPTTYDPKAAEQKWYSYWKDGGFFNAGKRPEAEPFTIVIPPPNVTGMLHIGHTLDFTLQDIIIRVKRMQGYDALWLPGSDHAGIATQTKVEQKLREQGVTRYDLGREKFLEKVWEWKEQYANTIREQWAKMGLSLDYSRERFTLDEGLSRAVREVFVNLYNKGLIYRGKRIINWDPAARTALSDIEVEYKEVQGHLYHLKYPLKDGSGFITVATTRPETMLGDTAVAVHPEDERYQDMIGKMLVLPVVGREIPVIADEYVEKDFGSGAVKITPSHDPNDFEMGLRHDLPQITVMDESGTMNGFAGKYEGLDRSECRKQIVSDLQEAGVLIRIEDHVHQVGHSERSGAVVEPYLSTQWFVKMKPLADAAIEAQKSGDGVNFVPERFEKTYLHWIENVRDWCISRQLWWGHRIPAWYCEQCGEVHVSHDELDVCSACGSHQLKQDEDVLDTWFSSALWPFSTLGWPEDSEDFKRYYPTNVLVTGYDIIYFWVARMIFTALEFTGEKPFKDVLMHGLVRDADGKKMSKSLGNGVDPLEVIEKYGTDAMRYMISTGITPGQDLRFRWEKVEQARNFANKIWNASRFALMNLEGVQYSDIDISGDLGTADRWILHRLNETSRDITRLIDSYEFGETGRLLYNFIWDDLCDWYIEFAKLTLYGEDEAAKKNTQSVLVYVLDRTMRLIHPFMPFISEEIWQHLPHDGDTVMLAEWPTYDAALENPEAVAEMDMLMDVIRAVRNIRAEVNVPMSKKIELLLQASDAKGLSIVQRNEVYIRRFCNTSQYEAGLSLSTPDKAMTAIVTGAELYLPLAGLIDIDQEIARLEKELQHLNSEVSRVDKKLGNEGFVAKAPAKVIEEEKAKQADYSDKRDKVIARIAELRG; this is encoded by the coding sequence ATGGAATCCAAAGAAACGACAGGCTCGGCTCAGATGCCGACCACCTATGATCCCAAAGCTGCAGAACAGAAATGGTACAGCTACTGGAAGGACGGAGGCTTTTTTAACGCCGGGAAGCGACCGGAGGCAGAGCCTTTTACGATCGTCATTCCGCCGCCGAATGTGACCGGTATGCTGCACATCGGCCATACTCTGGATTTTACCCTTCAGGACATCATTATCCGGGTCAAGCGCATGCAGGGCTATGATGCCTTATGGCTACCGGGCTCGGACCATGCCGGCATTGCTACACAGACCAAGGTCGAGCAGAAGCTGCGCGAGCAGGGTGTGACCCGTTATGATCTGGGGCGCGAGAAGTTTCTGGAGAAGGTGTGGGAGTGGAAAGAGCAATACGCGAATACCATCCGCGAGCAGTGGGCGAAGATGGGGCTTTCCCTGGATTATTCCCGCGAGCGCTTCACACTGGATGAGGGACTGTCCCGTGCAGTACGGGAAGTGTTCGTGAACTTGTACAACAAGGGTCTCATTTATCGCGGTAAGCGAATTATTAACTGGGACCCGGCAGCGCGGACAGCCCTGTCTGATATTGAGGTGGAATATAAAGAGGTACAGGGCCATCTGTATCATCTGAAATATCCGTTAAAGGATGGCAGCGGGTTTATTACGGTCGCGACGACCCGTCCGGAAACGATGCTGGGAGATACAGCGGTAGCGGTGCATCCGGAAGATGAGCGTTATCAGGATATGATCGGCAAAATGCTGGTGCTTCCGGTTGTAGGCCGGGAAATTCCGGTCATCGCAGACGAGTATGTAGAGAAGGACTTCGGCAGCGGTGCGGTGAAGATCACCCCTTCCCATGACCCGAACGATTTTGAGATGGGCCTGCGCCACGATCTTCCGCAGATCACGGTGATGGATGAGTCCGGCACCATGAATGGCTTCGCCGGCAAATATGAAGGGCTTGACCGCAGCGAATGCCGCAAGCAGATTGTCAGCGATCTGCAGGAAGCCGGCGTCCTGATCCGTATCGAGGACCATGTTCATCAGGTCGGGCACAGTGAGCGCAGCGGCGCGGTCGTTGAGCCGTATTTGTCGACACAGTGGTTTGTCAAAATGAAGCCGCTCGCCGATGCCGCCATCGAGGCGCAAAAATCCGGAGACGGTGTAAACTTCGTGCCGGAACGCTTTGAGAAAACCTATCTTCACTGGATCGAGAATGTGCGGGACTGGTGCATTTCCCGGCAGCTGTGGTGGGGACACCGGATTCCAGCCTGGTACTGTGAGCAGTGCGGCGAAGTGCATGTATCGCATGACGAGCTGGACGTGTGCAGCGCGTGCGGAAGTCATCAGCTGAAGCAGGATGAGGACGTTCTGGACACTTGGTTCAGCTCCGCGCTCTGGCCGTTCTCGACACTAGGCTGGCCGGAGGACAGTGAGGACTTCAAGCGTTACTACCCAACGAATGTTCTCGTGACCGGCTATGACATTATTTATTTCTGGGTAGCCCGGATGATCTTCACTGCGCTGGAGTTTACCGGCGAGAAGCCGTTTAAGGATGTGCTGATGCACGGACTGGTGCGGGATGCGGACGGCAAGAAAATGTCCAAGTCGCTCGGCAACGGCGTGGATCCGCTGGAAGTCATCGAGAAGTATGGCACAGATGCCATGCGCTATATGATCTCTACAGGAATTACGCCGGGACAGGATCTGCGCTTCCGCTGGGAGAAGGTAGAGCAGGCGCGGAACTTCGCCAACAAGATCTGGAACGCCTCCCGCTTTGCCTTGATGAATCTGGAGGGCGTACAATACAGCGATATCGACATCAGCGGGGATCTGGGTACAGCCGACCGCTGGATTCTGCATCGCCTGAACGAAACTTCACGCGACATTACGCGTCTAATAGACAGCTACGAGTTCGGCGAAACAGGCCGATTGCTCTATAACTTCATCTGGGATGATCTGTGTGACTGGTATATTGAGTTTGCGAAGCTGACACTGTACGGCGAGGATGAGGCTGCCAAAAAGAACACCCAGTCCGTGCTCGTCTATGTCCTGGATCGCACGATGCGTTTGATTCACCCGTTCATGCCGTTTATTTCCGAGGAAATCTGGCAGCATCTTCCTCATGACGGGGATACCGTTATGCTGGCAGAATGGCCGACCTATGATGCCGCTCTGGAGAACCCGGAGGCTGTTGCTGAAATGGATATGCTTATGGACGTGATCCGTGCAGTCCGGAACATCCGGGCCGAGGTGAACGTACCGATGAGCAAGAAAATCGAGCTGCTCCTTCAAGCTTCGGACGCCAAAGGCTTAAGCATTGTTCAGCGCAACGAAGTGTACATCCGCCGCTTCTGCAACACTTCCCAATACGAAGCGGGTCTGAGCCTGTCCACGCCGGATAAAGCGATGACTGCAATTGTAACAGGGGCGGAGCTGTACCTTCCGCTTGCCGGCCTGATCGATATCGATCAGGAGATTGCCCGCCTGGAGAAGGAGCTGCAGCATCTCAATAGCGAGGTATCCCGGGTAGACAAGAAGCTGGGTAATGAGGGATTTGTGGCCAAAGCGCCGGCGAAGGTGATCGAGGAAGAGAAGGCCAAGCAGGCTGATTACAGCGACAAGCGGGATAAAGTGATTGCCCGTATCGCGGAGCTGAGAGGCTGA
- the murC gene encoding UDP-N-acetylmuramate--L-alanine ligase yields the protein MNTSEHVHFIGIGGYGMSAIARVMLEMGYKVTGSDVASQELTEKLAAKGAQIYIGHTAEQIQGADLVVYSTALSRDNVERVAAEEQNIPVLHRAQMLARLLNERKGIAVAGAHGKTTTSSMISTVLEDCGVDPTFIIGGEIMNVGTNAKAGQGEYVVAEADESDGSFLQYYPWLGVVLNIEADHLENYDGDFNQLKAAYVQFLSQIREDGTAVVCADDENIRAILPELKYQATTYGIHHDAEYSARDLVLGDRQVSFTMLHGEEVMGTIRLSVPGKHNVYNAMATVITCMKAGVPFEEIAQSIIKFNGAKRRFQVLGEINDILVIDDYAHHPTEIEATISAAKATGKRIVAVFQPQRYSRTFFLLDAFSRAFGDADEVIITDIYAPAGEKQIEGITSAKLAELIVQNSNAGARYLSTKDEVLEDLKGRVAPGDLVLTMGAGDIWKVGAALAEVLKSK from the coding sequence TTGAATACTTCGGAACATGTTCATTTTATAGGAATTGGCGGTTATGGCATGAGTGCCATTGCAAGAGTGATGCTGGAGATGGGATACAAGGTTACGGGCTCGGATGTAGCCTCCCAGGAGCTGACTGAAAAGCTGGCAGCCAAAGGCGCCCAAATATATATCGGCCATACGGCCGAGCAGATTCAAGGAGCGGACCTGGTCGTTTATTCGACTGCGCTTTCTCGCGATAATGTGGAGCGGGTAGCGGCAGAGGAGCAGAACATTCCCGTGCTGCACCGTGCCCAAATGCTGGCGAGACTGCTGAATGAGCGCAAGGGCATTGCGGTAGCAGGGGCGCACGGCAAGACGACGACCTCATCCATGATCTCAACGGTGCTGGAGGATTGCGGCGTAGACCCGACCTTTATTATCGGCGGAGAGATTATGAATGTCGGTACGAATGCGAAGGCCGGACAGGGGGAGTATGTCGTAGCTGAAGCAGATGAAAGCGACGGCTCGTTCCTGCAGTACTACCCGTGGCTCGGGGTAGTGCTTAACATTGAGGCTGATCATCTTGAGAATTATGACGGAGATTTTAACCAGCTCAAGGCGGCTTATGTGCAATTTTTGAGCCAGATCCGTGAGGACGGAACAGCCGTTGTGTGTGCGGATGACGAGAATATCAGAGCTATTTTGCCGGAGCTGAAATACCAGGCTACCACATATGGAATTCACCATGATGCTGAATACTCAGCGCGGGATCTTGTGCTCGGAGACCGGCAGGTTAGCTTTACGATGCTGCACGGTGAAGAGGTCATGGGTACCATCCGGCTCTCGGTTCCCGGCAAGCATAATGTATACAACGCCATGGCTACCGTCATTACCTGCATGAAGGCAGGCGTCCCGTTCGAAGAGATTGCCCAGTCTATCATCAAATTTAACGGAGCCAAAAGGCGCTTCCAGGTGCTTGGTGAAATCAATGATATTCTGGTCATTGACGATTATGCACATCATCCGACCGAGATTGAAGCGACCATCAGCGCCGCAAAGGCAACCGGAAAAAGAATTGTAGCCGTATTTCAGCCGCAGCGCTACTCGCGTACCTTCTTCCTGCTGGACGCGTTTAGCCGCGCTTTCGGCGATGCCGATGAGGTCATTATTACCGACATTTACGCACCGGCCGGCGAGAAGCAAATCGAAGGCATTACCTCAGCGAAGCTCGCGGAGCTGATCGTACAGAACAGCAATGCAGGAGCAAGGTACCTTTCGACGAAGGATGAGGTGCTGGAGGATTTGAAGGGACGCGTGGCTCCCGGAGATCTGGTGCTTACGATGGGTGCAGGTGACATTTGGAAGGTTGGAGCTGCTCTGGCAGAAGTGCTGAAGAGTAAATAA